In one Ananas comosus cultivar F153 linkage group 12, ASM154086v1, whole genome shotgun sequence genomic region, the following are encoded:
- the LOC109718582 gene encoding 60S ribosomal protein L18a-like protein encodes MVVVAGAAPAAAASVAAAQYQGLVEGIPLMEPSLPFCGIGVGWALFCSGFLLAAIPWYLGAFILFFVALDYREKPGLIACTVAALLALIPIFLNAFRL; translated from the exons ATGGTTGTTGTTGCTGgtgctgctcctgctgctgctgcttctgttGCTGCTGCTCAGTACCAGGGGTTGGTTGAGGGGATCCCCTTGATGGAGCCTTCCTTGCCCTTCTGCGGCATCGGCGTCGGCTGGGCCTT GTTTTGTTCAGGTTTCCTTCTCGCCGCTATTCCCTGGTATCTCGGCGCTTTTATACTATTCTTTGTCGCTTTAGACTACAGAGAGAAACCCGGACTGATCGCATGTACAGTGGCG GCGCTTCTGGCACTTATTCCCATATTTCTCAATGCTTTTAGGTTGTAA
- the LOC109718581 gene encoding uncharacterized protein LOC109718581, with translation MDSAAATTAAVVVLAVLCGGGAEAWTGEIRGRVVCDVCADAAIGPEDHVLEGAEVAVLCITKSGEVLNYQAFTDSKGVYTVAETMPESDRWESCLARPISSFHDRCAKRGDSHSGVKFTYNRPSGHSHTVKPFLYKPTSVPVYCS, from the exons ATGGATTCTGctgcggcgacgacggcggcggtggtggtgctGGCGGTGCTGTGTGGCGGCGGCGCGGAGGCGTGGACGGGGGAGATCCGCGGGCGGGTCGTCTGCGACGTCTGCGCCGACGCCGCCATCGGACCCGAAGATCACGTCTTGGAAG GTGCTGAGGTTGCCGTTCTTTGCATAACCAAATCCGGCGAGGTTCTCAATTATCAAGCGTTCACCGACTCGAAAGGCGTCTATACGGTAGCGGAGACCATGCCCGAGAGCGATAGGTGGGAGTCGTGCCTGGCGAGACCCATCAGCAGCTTCCATGATCGCTGTGCTAAACGGGGAGACTCGCATTCGGGCGTCAAGTTCACTTACAACCGCCCTTCGGGCCATTCTCACACCGTCAAGCCTTTCCTCTACAAGCCCACCTCCGTTCCGGTCTATTGCAGCTGA
- the LOC109718366 gene encoding protein MEI2-like 2 isoform X1: MNNSWGYPLQSGTSNIPSMKSSLKVGSSTWGVLPGLDVDNGSSDVSLFSSSLPVLPHEKFNFADSVHAVQATHDASSKLKKINDDMEVKDPTDDLNLQHIGNLLPDDEDELLAGIIDDFDPIGLPNQVEELEEYDVFGSGGGMELDSDPIDSITVGMANASITDGHTGNGINQYGLPNGVGTVAGEHPYGEHPSRTLFVRNINSNVEESELRELFKLYGEIRTIYTATKHRGFVMISYYDIRAARNAMRALQNKPLRRRKLDIHFSIPKDNPSDKDMNQGTLVIFNLDPSVSNDELRQIFGAYGEVKEIRETPHKRHHKFIEFYDVRAAEAALRALNKSDIAGKKIKLEPSRPGGARRNLMQHLTHDLEQDDHRIYRHHVGSPITNSPSGLSGTWAQFSSPTDNSPLQAFSKSPNGMSPIGSNHFSGPASLPPPVSNSMKIAPIGKDPNRTNHSDQQLLSNSNSSFGIASSSPGTMSSFGPSTSTVSNIGTLTGPQFLWGSPKPYSEHSQSSSWQSPPMGQSFSSNVHSQGQNFLYGNRQTAFHHLVGSAPSGVPFDSNFGYFPESPEAPFMSQANFGNRNGGGLMMNVGARANMNLGTNLPDNNSPNFRMMQSQRLGQTLFGNAPYPGLGSIGFEGLAERARGRRVDNNGNQADSKKQYQLNLEKIVNGEDTRTTLMIKNIPNKYTSKMLLAAIDENHAGTYDFFYLPIDFKNKCNVGYAFINMVSPANIVSFYEAFNGKKWEKFNSEKVASLAYARIQGRAALILHFQNSSLMNEDKRCRPILFHSKGTDTSNQEPFPLNGINICMRQQDGTVMEGDIPESPETSYLDEKPEAIF, translated from the exons ATGAACAACTCTTGGGGCTACCCACTTCAATCAG gaacttcaaatatcccatcCATGAAGTCTAGTCTGAAGGTTGGAAGCAGCACATGGGGAGTTCTACCAGGATTAGATGTCGATAATGGGTCCAGTGATGTTAGCCTCTTCTCGAGCTCATTACCTGTTCTTCCACATGAGAAAT ttaattttgcagattcagttCATGCTGTCCAAGCAACTCATGATGCTTCCTCCAAACTGAAAAAAATCAATGATGATATGGAGGTAAAAGATCCTACCGATGATCTTAATCTCCAACATATTGGGAATTTATTACCTGATGACGAAGATGAACTCCTGGCTGGGATAATTGATGATTTTGATCCTATTGGATTACCGAATCAAGTGGAGGAGTTGGAGGAGTATGATGTTTTCGGAAGTGGAGGGGGGATGGAGCTGGACTCAGATCCTATTGATAGCATCACTGTAGGCATGGCAAATGCAAGCATAACTGATGGGCACACAGGAAATGGGATTAATCAGTATGGCCTTCCAAATGGTGTTGGAACTGTGGCTGGGGAACATCCCTATGGCGAGCATCCTTCTAGAACATTATTTGTTAGAAACATCAATAGTAATGTTGAAGAATCAGAATTGCGTGAATTGTTTAAG CTATATGGAGAAATTCGGACTATATACACTGCAACCAAACATAGAGGATTTGTGATGATATCGTACTATGATATTCGAGCCGCTCGAAATGCTATGCGCGCATTGCAAAATAAGCCTTTAAGGAGGAGGAAGCTTGATATTCATTTTTCGATCCCCAAG GATAACCCATCGGACAAAGATATGAACCAAGGAACtcttgttatttttaatttggatCCATCAGTTTCTAATGATGAGCTTCGTCAAATTTTTGGGGCTTATGGGGAAGTAAAGGAG ATAAGAGAGACACCGCACAAACGACACCATAAATTTATTGAGTTCTACGATGTTAGAGCAGCTGAAGCTGCCCTTAGGGCGTTGAACAAGAGTGACATTGCTGGCAAGAAAATCAAGTTAGAACCAAGCCGTCCTGGTGGAGCTCGTCGAAA TTTGATGCAGCATCTGACCCATGACTTGGAACAAGATGACCACAGAATCTACAGACATCACGTTGGTTCTCCCATTACCAACTCTCCTTCAGGTTTGTCTG GGACATGGGCACAATTTAGCAGTCCAACTGATAACAGTCCGTTGCAAGCATTCAGCAAATCTCCAAACGGAATGAGCCCTATCGGGAGTAACCATTTCTCTGGACCAGCTTCACTTCCTCCCCCTGTTTCAAACTCTATGAAGATTGCACCAATCGGGAAGGACCCTAATAGGACTAACCATTCTGACCAACAACTACTTTCTAATAGCAATTCGTCGTTTGGAATTGCGAGCTCAAGTCCGGGAACTATGTCTTCTTTTGGCCCATCAACTTCGACTGTGTCTAATATTGGTACATTGACAGGGCCCCAGTTTCTCTGGGGTAGTCCAAAACCTTATTCGGAGCattctcaatcttcttcttggCAATCACCACCAATGGGGCAATCATTCTCGTCCAATGTTCATTCACAAGGGCAGAACTTCCTATACGGAAATCGACAAACTGCATTTCACCATCTTGTGGGTTCTGCTCCTTCCGGTGTACCTTTTGATAGTAACTTTGGGTATTTTCCTGAGTCACCCGAGGCGCCTTTTATGAGCCAGGCCAACTTTGGAAATCGAAATGGAGGGGGCCTCATGATGAACGTGGGTGCTAGAGCAAATATGAACTTGGGGACGAATTTGCCAGATAATAACTCACCAAATTTTAGAATGATGCAATCACAGAGACTAGGGCAGACATTGTTTGGCAATGCTCCTTATCCTGGACTTGGTTCGATCGGTTTTGAGGGTTTAGCTGAGCGAGCCCGAGGTCGACGAGTTGACAACAATGGGAATCAAGCTGATAGCAAGAAGCAGTATCAGCTTAACTTGGAGAAAATTGTCAACGGCGAAGATACGCGGACAACGcttatgataaaaaatattccaAATAA GTATACCTCGAAGATGCTTTTAGCAGCCATTGATGAAAATCACGCTGGAACTTATGACTTTTTCTACTTGCCTATCGATTTTAAG AATAAGTGCAATGTTGGCTACGCGTTCATAAACATGGTATCCCCTGCAAACATCGTCTCCTTCTATGAG GCATTCAATGGGAAGAAATGGGAGAAGTTCAATAGCGAGAAGGTTGCCTCATTGGCATATGCCAGAATCCAGGGAAGAGCCGCACTTATCTTGCACTTTCAGAATTCGAGCTTGATGAATGAAGACAAGCGATGCCGCCCTATTCTCTTCCATTCGAAGGGAACAGATACTAGCAATCAG GAGCCTTTCCCATTGAATGGTATAAACATCTGCATGCGCCAGCAAGATGGGACCGTAATGGAAGGCGATATACCTGAAAGTCCGGAAACAAGCTACTTAGATGAGAAGCCAGAAGCTATCTTTTAG
- the LOC109718366 gene encoding protein MEI2-like 2 isoform X2 gives MNNSWGYPLQSGTSNIPSMKSSLKVGSSTWGVLPGLDVDNGSSDVSLFSSSLPVLPHEKFNFADSVHAVQATHDASSKLKKINDDMEVKDPTDDLNLQHIGNLLPDDEDELLAGIIDDFDPIGLPNQVEELEEYDVFGSGGGMELDSDPIDSITVGMANASITDGHTGNGINQYGLPNGVGTVAGEHPYGEHPSRTLFVRNINSNVEESELRELFKLYGEIRTIYTATKHRGFVMISYYDIRAARNAMRALQNKPLRRRKLDIHFSIPKDNPSDKDMNQGTLVIFNLDPSVSNDELRQIFGAYGEVKEIRETPHKRHHKFIEFYDVRAAEAALRALNKSDIAGKKIKLEPSRPGGARRNLMQHLTHDLEQDDHRIYRHHVGSPITNSPSGTWAQFSSPTDNSPLQAFSKSPNGMSPIGSNHFSGPASLPPPVSNSMKIAPIGKDPNRTNHSDQQLLSNSNSSFGIASSSPGTMSSFGPSTSTVSNIGTLTGPQFLWGSPKPYSEHSQSSSWQSPPMGQSFSSNVHSQGQNFLYGNRQTAFHHLVGSAPSGVPFDSNFGYFPESPEAPFMSQANFGNRNGGGLMMNVGARANMNLGTNLPDNNSPNFRMMQSQRLGQTLFGNAPYPGLGSIGFEGLAERARGRRVDNNGNQADSKKQYQLNLEKIVNGEDTRTTLMIKNIPNKYTSKMLLAAIDENHAGTYDFFYLPIDFKNKCNVGYAFINMVSPANIVSFYEAFNGKKWEKFNSEKVASLAYARIQGRAALILHFQNSSLMNEDKRCRPILFHSKGTDTSNQEPFPLNGINICMRQQDGTVMEGDIPESPETSYLDEKPEAIF, from the exons ATGAACAACTCTTGGGGCTACCCACTTCAATCAG gaacttcaaatatcccatcCATGAAGTCTAGTCTGAAGGTTGGAAGCAGCACATGGGGAGTTCTACCAGGATTAGATGTCGATAATGGGTCCAGTGATGTTAGCCTCTTCTCGAGCTCATTACCTGTTCTTCCACATGAGAAAT ttaattttgcagattcagttCATGCTGTCCAAGCAACTCATGATGCTTCCTCCAAACTGAAAAAAATCAATGATGATATGGAGGTAAAAGATCCTACCGATGATCTTAATCTCCAACATATTGGGAATTTATTACCTGATGACGAAGATGAACTCCTGGCTGGGATAATTGATGATTTTGATCCTATTGGATTACCGAATCAAGTGGAGGAGTTGGAGGAGTATGATGTTTTCGGAAGTGGAGGGGGGATGGAGCTGGACTCAGATCCTATTGATAGCATCACTGTAGGCATGGCAAATGCAAGCATAACTGATGGGCACACAGGAAATGGGATTAATCAGTATGGCCTTCCAAATGGTGTTGGAACTGTGGCTGGGGAACATCCCTATGGCGAGCATCCTTCTAGAACATTATTTGTTAGAAACATCAATAGTAATGTTGAAGAATCAGAATTGCGTGAATTGTTTAAG CTATATGGAGAAATTCGGACTATATACACTGCAACCAAACATAGAGGATTTGTGATGATATCGTACTATGATATTCGAGCCGCTCGAAATGCTATGCGCGCATTGCAAAATAAGCCTTTAAGGAGGAGGAAGCTTGATATTCATTTTTCGATCCCCAAG GATAACCCATCGGACAAAGATATGAACCAAGGAACtcttgttatttttaatttggatCCATCAGTTTCTAATGATGAGCTTCGTCAAATTTTTGGGGCTTATGGGGAAGTAAAGGAG ATAAGAGAGACACCGCACAAACGACACCATAAATTTATTGAGTTCTACGATGTTAGAGCAGCTGAAGCTGCCCTTAGGGCGTTGAACAAGAGTGACATTGCTGGCAAGAAAATCAAGTTAGAACCAAGCCGTCCTGGTGGAGCTCGTCGAAA TTTGATGCAGCATCTGACCCATGACTTGGAACAAGATGACCACAGAATCTACAGACATCACGTTGGTTCTCCCATTACCAACTCTCCTTCAG GGACATGGGCACAATTTAGCAGTCCAACTGATAACAGTCCGTTGCAAGCATTCAGCAAATCTCCAAACGGAATGAGCCCTATCGGGAGTAACCATTTCTCTGGACCAGCTTCACTTCCTCCCCCTGTTTCAAACTCTATGAAGATTGCACCAATCGGGAAGGACCCTAATAGGACTAACCATTCTGACCAACAACTACTTTCTAATAGCAATTCGTCGTTTGGAATTGCGAGCTCAAGTCCGGGAACTATGTCTTCTTTTGGCCCATCAACTTCGACTGTGTCTAATATTGGTACATTGACAGGGCCCCAGTTTCTCTGGGGTAGTCCAAAACCTTATTCGGAGCattctcaatcttcttcttggCAATCACCACCAATGGGGCAATCATTCTCGTCCAATGTTCATTCACAAGGGCAGAACTTCCTATACGGAAATCGACAAACTGCATTTCACCATCTTGTGGGTTCTGCTCCTTCCGGTGTACCTTTTGATAGTAACTTTGGGTATTTTCCTGAGTCACCCGAGGCGCCTTTTATGAGCCAGGCCAACTTTGGAAATCGAAATGGAGGGGGCCTCATGATGAACGTGGGTGCTAGAGCAAATATGAACTTGGGGACGAATTTGCCAGATAATAACTCACCAAATTTTAGAATGATGCAATCACAGAGACTAGGGCAGACATTGTTTGGCAATGCTCCTTATCCTGGACTTGGTTCGATCGGTTTTGAGGGTTTAGCTGAGCGAGCCCGAGGTCGACGAGTTGACAACAATGGGAATCAAGCTGATAGCAAGAAGCAGTATCAGCTTAACTTGGAGAAAATTGTCAACGGCGAAGATACGCGGACAACGcttatgataaaaaatattccaAATAA GTATACCTCGAAGATGCTTTTAGCAGCCATTGATGAAAATCACGCTGGAACTTATGACTTTTTCTACTTGCCTATCGATTTTAAG AATAAGTGCAATGTTGGCTACGCGTTCATAAACATGGTATCCCCTGCAAACATCGTCTCCTTCTATGAG GCATTCAATGGGAAGAAATGGGAGAAGTTCAATAGCGAGAAGGTTGCCTCATTGGCATATGCCAGAATCCAGGGAAGAGCCGCACTTATCTTGCACTTTCAGAATTCGAGCTTGATGAATGAAGACAAGCGATGCCGCCCTATTCTCTTCCATTCGAAGGGAACAGATACTAGCAATCAG GAGCCTTTCCCATTGAATGGTATAAACATCTGCATGCGCCAGCAAGATGGGACCGTAATGGAAGGCGATATACCTGAAAGTCCGGAAACAAGCTACTTAGATGAGAAGCCAGAAGCTATCTTTTAG